One region of Jonesiaceae bacterium BS-20 genomic DNA includes:
- a CDS encoding DUF881 domain-containing protein: MAKKKKNYLQQLQVIGSIAVVIALSVVMFGASARLANRQGHRHPEDLAELVSKEVERQNDLLERVDALQISVDELTDAQVQVPGSLSDDVALGTKVSAGTVALEGPGARVALWDAPTDSPVASEFQPDDLVVHQQDLQAVINALWAGGAEAMTLQGQRVTATTAFRCVGNVLLLHGQVYSPPYVVEVVGDQDKLGQALEDSEELAIYQQYVEIVGLGFSKEFPDSVQIPASTGSASLKYATVPPGVSVWN, translated from the coding sequence ATGGCTAAAAAGAAAAAAAATTACTTACAACAACTGCAGGTTATTGGATCAATTGCTGTAGTTATTGCACTTTCTGTTGTCATGTTTGGGGCCAGCGCACGCCTTGCTAATAGGCAGGGGCACCGGCACCCTGAGGACTTGGCAGAGCTAGTGAGCAAAGAGGTGGAACGCCAAAACGATCTGCTTGAGCGGGTTGATGCACTCCAGATCAGCGTTGATGAGTTGACCGATGCGCAGGTACAAGTTCCCGGTTCCCTATCAGATGACGTTGCCCTTGGAACCAAGGTAAGTGCCGGAACGGTTGCGCTTGAAGGTCCGGGTGCGCGCGTGGCTCTGTGGGATGCCCCAACAGATTCGCCTGTGGCCAGCGAATTTCAGCCCGATGACTTAGTTGTCCACCAGCAAGACTTACAGGCCGTTATCAACGCTTTATGGGCGGGTGGTGCGGAAGCCATGACGCTCCAAGGCCAGCGGGTTACAGCAACAACAGCGTTCCGATGCGTGGGTAACGTTTTGCTGCTGCACGGCCAAGTGTACTCACCACCGTACGTAGTCGAAGTTGTGGGCGACCAGGATAAACTTGGACAGGCACTCGAGGATTCTGAGGAGTTGGCAATCTATCAGCAGTACGTTGAGATTGTGGGCTTAGGGTTTTCTAAAGAGTTTCCGGATTCCGTTCAGATTCCAGCGAGCACTGGCTCGGCAAGTTTGAAGTATGCAACAGTTCCCCCGGGCGTCAGTGTTTGGAACTAG
- a CDS encoding cell division protein CrgA, giving the protein MPISKPRKKKVSPEETAEVVSHQGKKKEGNPAWLVPTMVTLLILGVAWIVVFYLSSANLGLPIPGIGQWNIAIGFTLMLGGLGLATRWE; this is encoded by the coding sequence GTGCCCATCTCAAAGCCCCGCAAGAAAAAAGTTTCCCCAGAGGAAACTGCCGAGGTTGTTTCACACCAGGGCAAGAAAAAGGAAGGTAACCCCGCTTGGCTCGTTCCAACCATGGTCACACTTCTCATCCTTGGCGTTGCTTGGATTGTGGTGTTCTACTTGAGCTCCGCAAACCTTGGCCTGCCTATTCCAGGTATTGGTCAATGGAACATTGCAATTGGATTTACCCTCATGCTCGGTGGGCTCGGTTTAGCAACTCGCTGGGAGTGA
- a CDS encoding rhomboid family intramembrane serine protease gives MSAAVGMQCTDCVKQGAKETRTVRTITGAKVVRGRPVVTITLIAICVVAFVLQLSLGWNGFTQKLAFGPGIAESEPWRFITGAILHSPSRIFHIAFNMYALWIVGSQLEVILGRWHFLTLYILSAIGGNVMVLLLSSPTDVSWITPTIGASGAVFGLFGALLPVVKRLGGQTKSILVLIGINAVLGFIIPNVSWQGHLGGLIVGALLGWAYVKAPREKAGVIAIGASAVMLLLLILVAVLKYASVPALFH, from the coding sequence GTGTCTGCGGCAGTTGGCATGCAATGCACCGACTGTGTGAAGCAGGGGGCTAAAGAGACCCGGACCGTGCGCACCATCACGGGTGCCAAGGTTGTCCGCGGGCGGCCCGTTGTCACCATTACGCTGATTGCAATCTGCGTTGTGGCATTTGTGCTGCAGCTAAGTCTGGGATGGAACGGCTTTACCCAGAAACTGGCCTTTGGTCCAGGAATTGCAGAATCAGAGCCGTGGCGCTTCATTACCGGCGCTATTTTGCACTCACCATCAAGGATCTTCCACATTGCGTTCAACATGTACGCCTTGTGGATTGTGGGCTCACAACTTGAAGTGATCCTCGGACGATGGCACTTCTTGACGCTGTATATTCTCAGCGCAATTGGCGGCAACGTCATGGTCCTCTTGTTATCTAGCCCAACAGATGTCTCCTGGATTACCCCAACAATCGGTGCATCCGGTGCGGTATTTGGCCTCTTCGGTGCGCTCCTGCCCGTGGTGAAACGCCTAGGTGGCCAGACAAAGTCAATCTTGGTCCTGATTGGAATCAACGCGGTGCTGGGCTTCATTATCCCCAACGTCTCTTGGCAGGGGCACCTTGGTGGACTGATCGTGGGAGCCCTATTGGGCTGGGCCTATGTAAAGGCCCCACGTGAGAAGGCCGGCGTGATCGCAATTGGGGCATCGGCAGTGATGCTCTTACTGCTTATCTTGGTGGCTGTGCTCAAGTATGCTTCGGTGCCAGCGTTGTTCCACTGA
- a CDS encoding peptidylprolyl isomerase, with amino-acid sequence MFATLHTTAGDIRIELFPNHAPKTVENFTGLAKGTKTWTDPKTGAESNEPFYDGLIFHRVIPNFMIQGGCPLGTGTGGPGYTFNDEIHPELTFDKPYLLAMANAGKRISPITGQPAGTNGSQFFVTTDATTWLNGKHTIFGEVADEASKAVIDSISATPTRPGDRPVEDIVINSVTIED; translated from the coding sequence ATGTTTGCAACTCTGCACACCACAGCTGGTGACATTCGAATTGAACTATTTCCCAACCACGCGCCCAAGACGGTAGAGAACTTTACCGGCTTGGCAAAAGGAACGAAGACCTGGACCGACCCAAAGACCGGTGCGGAAAGCAATGAGCCGTTCTACGACGGCCTCATCTTCCACCGCGTCATCCCGAACTTCATGATTCAGGGTGGCTGCCCACTCGGAACGGGAACTGGTGGACCCGGTTACACGTTCAACGATGAGATCCACCCAGAGCTCACCTTTGACAAGCCATACCTGCTTGCCATGGCGAACGCTGGCAAGCGGATCAGCCCAATTACCGGCCAGCCAGCCGGAACCAACGGTTCACAGTTCTTTGTGACCACGGACGCTACCACCTGGCTCAATGGCAAGCACACCATCTTCGGTGAAGTTGCTGATGAGGCCTCGAAGGCAGTTATTGACTCAATCTCTGCGACCCCAACTCGTCCGGGTGACCGCCCAGTTGAGGACATTGTCATCAACTCGGTAACCATCGAAGACTGA
- a CDS encoding glycoside hydrolase family 15, with protein MSLNGVRTRWRGRTIGFSVAGVLLAVSAMGHSSVPEPAYIELYMDGVAVTSLGLLQVPAGHEQEYLEHSRVPVHTDDLSTDLKQDHSDLATESAAWLAQGTIPGAGTQYEDLARTALLDIRALIHEDGALAAGAHKRWRYAWPRDNSFAAVALARTGHSEDAISLLEFLASVQGKDGSFQARYLLDGSGTPDNRPPQTDGTGWVLWALGDVITQMNTQAPGSGTAELADHAVLLDRSTDRILELIDNPRSLPPVSPDYWEVRETALTLGTVGPLLAGLESAANLYALLGQSDSSMRAQEGATRLNAAITKEFGAVNYSRHITGGLACASTSFVQPPFVETALEGAHDAWVDSVKFMARPAGGLAPGGSWKADGISWTPETALYAMTAAASGDREGAERWLTWIDEHRTMSGAIPEKVLADGSPAAVAPLAWSAANILIALDDLEKIAAN; from the coding sequence ATGAGTCTTAACGGTGTTCGGACCCGATGGCGCGGCCGAACTATTGGGTTTTCGGTAGCCGGCGTCCTCCTTGCGGTGAGCGCAATGGGGCACTCCTCGGTGCCAGAACCCGCGTACATTGAGCTCTACATGGACGGCGTTGCGGTCACCAGCCTTGGACTCCTGCAAGTCCCCGCAGGTCATGAGCAGGAATACTTGGAACACTCAAGGGTCCCCGTGCACACCGATGACCTGTCCACGGACCTGAAACAAGACCACAGTGATTTAGCCACAGAGTCCGCCGCCTGGCTGGCACAGGGCACGATTCCAGGGGCCGGCACCCAATACGAGGACCTTGCTCGCACCGCCCTGCTAGACATTAGGGCGCTTATTCATGAAGACGGAGCGCTCGCTGCCGGGGCCCACAAGCGCTGGCGGTACGCATGGCCGAGGGACAACTCATTTGCGGCCGTTGCTTTAGCGCGCACGGGGCACAGCGAAGATGCCATCTCTCTGTTGGAGTTTTTGGCGTCGGTCCAAGGCAAAGACGGCTCGTTTCAGGCGCGATACCTGTTGGACGGTTCTGGCACTCCGGATAATCGACCGCCGCAAACAGATGGCACCGGCTGGGTCCTGTGGGCGCTGGGTGATGTGATCACACAGATGAATACACAGGCGCCAGGATCCGGCACGGCAGAGTTGGCGGACCATGCCGTCTTGTTGGACCGCTCCACGGATCGCATTTTAGAACTCATTGACAACCCGCGCTCGCTACCCCCGGTGTCACCTGATTACTGGGAGGTGCGGGAGACCGCGCTGACGCTCGGCACGGTGGGACCGCTTCTGGCCGGCCTAGAAAGCGCCGCCAACCTGTACGCATTGTTGGGACAATCCGATTCCTCAATGCGGGCTCAAGAAGGGGCCACAAGGCTAAACGCTGCCATCACTAAAGAGTTTGGGGCTGTGAATTATTCGCGGCACATTACGGGTGGGTTGGCCTGTGCCTCAACGAGTTTTGTGCAGCCACCATTTGTGGAAACAGCTTTGGAAGGTGCTCACGATGCCTGGGTTGATTCAGTAAAGTTCATGGCCCGGCCGGCGGGTGGGTTGGCTCCCGGTGGTTCATGGAAGGCCGATGGTATTTCTTGGACACCAGAAACCGCACTGTACGCGATGACAGCCGCCGCTAGCGGGGACCGTGAGGGGGCGGAGCGTTGGCTCACGTGGATTGATGAACATCGCACAATGTCCGGTGCTATCCCGGAGAAGGTCTTGGCTGATGGCAGTCCGGCAGCGGTTGCTCCGTTGGCCTGGAGCGCGGCCAATATTTTGATTGCGCTGGATGATCTAGAAAAAATTGCCGCAAACTAA
- a CDS encoding polysaccharide deacetylase family protein, producing MDSDALDFESAPNKPISRRAFSALLVAGIGGALVACTTSTPNVEGQVPSVPQGPGKPSPTASPAPTSTASPSPIATSTPTPTTPVIDPQAVAARFAGQQPQEWGLHLPGIMDTLGQSHNEAGQPRVALTFDACGGANGSGYDAALIDGLIAAQIPATLFVNQRWLHANPEIAEQLAAQPLFELANHGTRHVPLSVNGESAYSIAGSASAQEVVDEVWGCHEELTALTGTAPRFFRSGTAHYDEVAVAIVRELGEIPVGFSMNGDGGASFSTKTVRGEVTRTTPGGIVIAHFNQPRSGTGPGMLEAVATMTAAGTEFVLLS from the coding sequence ATGGACAGCGATGCACTGGACTTTGAGTCAGCCCCGAATAAGCCGATCTCCCGGAGGGCCTTTTCCGCCCTGCTGGTAGCGGGAATAGGTGGCGCTCTGGTTGCCTGCACAACGAGTACACCCAATGTGGAAGGTCAGGTTCCAAGCGTCCCGCAGGGGCCGGGAAAGCCAAGCCCAACTGCAAGCCCAGCCCCAACCAGCACGGCTTCGCCATCTCCGATCGCGACTAGCACGCCAACCCCAACTACCCCGGTGATTGATCCCCAAGCGGTAGCCGCCAGGTTTGCCGGACAGCAGCCGCAGGAGTGGGGCCTGCATCTGCCGGGGATCATGGACACGCTTGGCCAAAGTCATAACGAGGCCGGGCAGCCCCGCGTTGCCCTGACGTTTGATGCCTGCGGGGGAGCCAATGGATCGGGCTATGACGCCGCTCTGATTGACGGACTCATAGCTGCCCAGATCCCGGCCACCCTGTTTGTGAACCAGCGCTGGTTGCACGCAAACCCGGAGATAGCAGAGCAACTTGCCGCCCAACCGTTATTTGAACTGGCCAACCACGGGACCCGGCACGTGCCGCTATCGGTCAATGGAGAGTCCGCGTACTCAATAGCTGGCTCGGCTAGCGCCCAGGAGGTAGTGGATGAGGTCTGGGGCTGCCACGAGGAACTTACGGCACTGACCGGTACGGCACCCAGATTCTTTAGATCGGGGACCGCACACTATGACGAGGTAGCGGTGGCAATCGTGCGTGAGCTCGGGGAGATTCCCGTCGGCTTCTCAATGAACGGAGATGGCGGTGCCAGCTTCTCCACCAAAACTGTCCGCGGTGAAGTCACCCGCACCACCCCAGGCGGAATTGTCATCGCTCACTTCAATCAGCCGCGGTCCGGGACCGGTCCGGGCATGCTTGAAGCGGTTGCCACGATGACCGCAGCGGGAACCGAATTTGTGCTGCTGAGCTGA
- a CDS encoding class I SAM-dependent methyltransferase — MYDHQWDRVRASNPEHSSRYVQRWRNLAAQGADIYGEARTAAALAAPGAAILDAGCGTGRVAGHLLEQGYKAVGVDLDEVLIAEAQAVYPGGEWLVGDLATFDYGSLTSVSVDPAGSDGFDVIISAGNVMAFLDPASRVPALTTLRGALGPDGRIITGFGAGRGYSFDHYLADLDAAGLSVQAKYSTWDLRPFTTTSGFLVCVSGVAGLGLASSEG, encoded by the coding sequence ATGTATGACCATCAGTGGGACCGGGTTCGAGCAAGTAATCCGGAGCATTCGTCACGTTATGTGCAACGCTGGCGCAATCTTGCAGCGCAGGGCGCCGATATTTACGGTGAGGCCCGCACTGCCGCCGCTCTTGCGGCGCCGGGAGCCGCGATTCTCGATGCCGGTTGTGGGACTGGCCGTGTGGCCGGGCACCTGCTTGAACAGGGTTACAAAGCAGTAGGAGTCGACCTTGATGAGGTGCTCATTGCGGAGGCCCAAGCCGTATACCCCGGTGGAGAGTGGTTGGTGGGAGACCTAGCCACGTTTGACTACGGCTCATTGACTTCTGTTTCGGTTGACCCAGCCGGTAGCGACGGTTTTGATGTAATTATCAGCGCCGGTAACGTCATGGCATTCCTAGATCCAGCAAGCCGGGTACCCGCACTCACAACCTTGCGAGGTGCGCTTGGGCCCGATGGCAGGATTATCACCGGGTTTGGCGCCGGGCGAGGTTACTCATTTGATCATTATCTAGCGGATCTTGATGCTGCTGGGCTGAGTGTGCAGGCTAAGTATTCAACCTGGGACCTGCGTCCGTTCACCACAACCTCAGGGTTTCTTGTCTGTGTTTCAGGGGTTGCGGGTTTAGGCCTTGCCAGCTCTGAAGGGTGA
- a CDS encoding DNA-3-methyladenine glycosylase produces the protein MDRTFFLPVALEVAPRLLGGLLTTNFAPGPVTVRITEVEAYHGLGVGDVHDSGSHARKGMTPRVAPMFGPPGHLYVYCSYGIHSAANMVCSPDGQASGCLLRAGEIVGGLEVARGRRPLAKSDRDLARGPGRLAQALGLDYREHNGIDVLTGPVSFTAGPPVPDTQIGTSPRTGVNGVAGSEQFRWRFYLLDDKFVSPFRAGKA, from the coding sequence ATGGACCGTACTTTCTTCTTACCCGTTGCGCTTGAGGTGGCACCGCGGCTCCTGGGTGGCCTGTTGACCACCAACTTTGCGCCGGGCCCGGTAACGGTGCGGATCACCGAGGTTGAGGCGTATCACGGACTTGGCGTAGGCGATGTGCATGATTCTGGATCGCATGCCCGCAAAGGCATGACGCCTAGAGTTGCCCCCATGTTTGGTCCGCCCGGTCACCTATACGTCTACTGCTCGTATGGGATCCATAGTGCGGCCAACATGGTTTGTTCCCCCGATGGCCAAGCCTCTGGTTGTCTGCTGCGCGCGGGGGAGATCGTTGGAGGTCTTGAAGTCGCACGTGGGCGCCGCCCACTAGCCAAGTCTGATAGAGACCTAGCCCGTGGTCCGGGCCGGCTGGCCCAGGCCTTGGGGCTGGATTACCGGGAACACAACGGAATCGATGTGCTCACCGGCCCCGTGTCATTCACTGCTGGACCGCCGGTGCCGGACACCCAAATTGGAACGAGCCCCCGCACGGGCGTGAACGGGGTAGCTGGATCCGAACAGTTCCGGTGGCGGTTCTATCTGCTTGATGACAAGTTTGTGTCACCCTTCAGAGCTGGCAAGGCCTAA
- a CDS encoding LysR family transcriptional regulator, whose translation MTGHLNLALVSSLQVLLEEGSFGKAATRLNISPSAMTQQIKRLEESARIPILNRTGPFVTLTQQGREFNERALVALAASEAAMSIGFRYTTLKLGFMNGVPIASDAPLLDRFKDLYPHVKTEFVQVSWSENVQMVLSGKIDALIGRPPYGCHSSKDLDVVPLRKEPRVAVVAATSPLAAHTELTLSQISGFPMLRLGNVHDDWLRFWSIDPRPDGTPVTYGNSASTMEEVLAMVSGGNVITTCTNSVAEVYRLPGIAFVPLVDASVAQVDFLTRASDKRQIVVALRQVAREIAGAGVALSS comes from the coding sequence ATTACAGGTCATTTAAACCTGGCTTTAGTCAGTTCACTTCAAGTTCTGTTGGAAGAAGGTTCTTTTGGTAAGGCGGCCACCCGCCTCAATATCTCTCCTTCTGCCATGACTCAGCAGATCAAACGGCTCGAAGAATCAGCTCGGATCCCGATTTTGAACCGCACCGGTCCGTTCGTGACGTTGACGCAACAGGGCCGTGAATTCAATGAGCGGGCGCTGGTAGCCCTTGCGGCATCGGAAGCTGCCATGTCAATTGGCTTTCGCTACACAACACTCAAACTGGGGTTCATGAATGGTGTTCCCATTGCCTCTGACGCCCCACTGCTTGACCGCTTCAAAGACTTGTATCCGCACGTAAAAACCGAGTTTGTGCAGGTGAGCTGGTCTGAAAACGTCCAGATGGTGCTCAGTGGCAAGATTGACGCATTAATTGGTCGCCCACCATACGGGTGCCACAGCAGTAAGGACCTTGATGTAGTCCCGCTGCGGAAAGAGCCGCGGGTTGCAGTCGTAGCGGCAACGTCCCCGCTAGCCGCACACACCGAACTCACCCTCAGCCAGATCAGTGGTTTTCCTATGCTGCGTTTGGGGAACGTTCATGATGATTGGCTCCGCTTTTGGTCGATTGACCCCCGCCCGGACGGCACCCCCGTCACGTATGGGAACTCGGCGTCAACCATGGAAGAGGTTCTGGCCATGGTGTCGGGTGGAAACGTGATTACCACCTGCACCAACTCAGTAGCAGAGGTCTACCGGCTGCCGGGAATTGCCTTTGTTCCGCTTGTCGATGCCTCAGTTGCGCAAGTCGATTTCTTGACGCGGGCCAGCGACAAACGTCAGATTGTGGTTGCGCTGCGTCAGGTGGCACGGGAGATCGCCGGGGCAGGGGTGGCCCTGAGTTCTTGA